One segment of Thermococcus profundus DNA contains the following:
- a CDS encoding DUF5305 family protein, with protein MRKISVDKGKAIKVMLAVFIGIAALFGTYSVAAYRTSPSTTRVEYKTSYVERGELTHMGFFSNESVYQNGTSLSYYPGKITRIITGNYMYATTPGAEGKYKAVLRTDYYVTSNKKRIYITNTTRESWSGEFSGSFSIPVTFDVGELENDLKEVQGGTGLYRASGDTYLMVEVNVPGREPFTQKVSLTTDTSGMLRFSNPAKDYKKVERHTNTTINKMDFAGREMTVSEGRTLFPAMALLFLVPPLGFAYTRREKKPGDEMKGLRKFIVDGVPSEVGSIDPVTLESAGDLGKVFDLVDKPIVHYVEGDQDVYAIVDGGVIYEYREVSRRGKKKAN; from the coding sequence ATGAGAAAGATTTCTGTAGATAAGGGCAAGGCTATCAAGGTCATGTTGGCAGTTTTCATTGGGATCGCAGCCCTTTTTGGGACGTACTCTGTGGCGGCTTATCGGACCAGCCCGAGTACAACCCGTGTGGAATACAAAACTAGCTACGTTGAGCGGGGAGAGCTGACTCATATGGGGTTCTTCTCCAACGAATCGGTCTATCAGAACGGGACGAGCTTAAGCTATTACCCCGGCAAGATAACCCGGATTATAACCGGCAACTACATGTACGCTACGACCCCAGGAGCGGAGGGTAAGTATAAGGCGGTTCTTAGGACCGACTACTACGTTACCTCCAACAAGAAGCGCATCTATATAACGAACACGACGCGGGAATCATGGAGCGGGGAGTTCTCGGGTTCCTTTTCCATCCCGGTGACTTTCGATGTCGGGGAGCTGGAGAACGACCTTAAAGAGGTTCAGGGGGGAACGGGCCTCTACCGCGCCAGCGGAGACACTTACCTGATGGTTGAAGTGAATGTGCCTGGAAGGGAGCCGTTCACGCAGAAAGTCTCCCTGACCACGGACACTTCGGGCATGCTGAGGTTTTCCAACCCCGCGAAGGATTATAAGAAGGTGGAAAGGCACACCAACACCACCATCAACAAAATGGACTTTGCCGGTAGGGAGATGACCGTGTCAGAGGGCAGGACGCTTTTTCCGGCGATGGCGCTCCTCTTCTTAGTGCCCCCTCTGGGATTTGCCTACACCCGCAGGGAGAAAAAGCCCGGGGATGAGATGAAGGGCCTGAGGAAGTTCATCGTGGACGGTGTCCCAAGCGAGGTAGGGTCAATCGATCCCGTGACCCTTGAATCGGCCGGGGATCTTGGGAAGGTATTTGACCTGGTGGACAAGCCCATAGTTCACTACGTTGAGGGGGATCAGGACGTCTACGCAATAGTCGACGGTGGGGTTATCTACGAGTACAGGGAAGTGTCCCGCCGGGGAAAGAAGAAGGCTAACTAG
- a CDS encoding 50S ribosomal protein L11, with amino-acid sequence MPQVVEVLVEGGKASPGPPLGPAIGPLGLNVKQVVDEINKATKDFEGMQVPVKIIVTDPKKKTFEIEVGVPPVSQLIKKEIGAPKGSSEPGHSPVGDLSMDAVIRIAKAKIDQMLAPNIKAAAKEVIGTALSMGVTVEGKDPREVQREIDEGVYDEVFAKAEEAE; translated from the coding sequence ATGCCACAGGTCGTTGAAGTTCTCGTTGAGGGAGGAAAGGCTTCACCTGGACCACCGCTCGGTCCGGCCATCGGTCCGCTCGGACTTAACGTTAAACAGGTCGTCGATGAGATAAACAAGGCCACGAAGGACTTCGAGGGAATGCAGGTTCCGGTCAAGATCATCGTTACGGACCCCAAGAAGAAGACCTTTGAGATCGAAGTCGGTGTCCCGCCGGTCAGCCAGCTCATCAAGAAAGAGATCGGCGCTCCCAAAGGCTCAAGCGAGCCCGGCCACAGCCCAGTCGGGGACCTCAGCATGGACGCCGTTATCAGGATCGCCAAGGCCAAGATCGACCAGATGCTTGCACCGAACATCAAGGCCGCCGCCAAGGAGGTCATTGGAACCGCCCTCAGCATGGGCGTTACCGTTGAGGGCAAGGATCCCAGGGAAGTCCAGAGGGAGATCGACGAAGGGGTTTATGACGAGGTCTTTGCCAAGGCTGAGGAGGCCGAGTGA
- a CDS encoding DUF7344 domain-containing protein: MILGNERRMLLIEFLQMRNGKAELRDIVDYIAEREGNTDRKHRKSVYVSLMQTHIPKLEREGILTFERGVITLLRVPDNVTLYMEVVQRNDISWSAFYAGISFIFAVTALWFGNLLLLIASLTYLLIAGIQHKRTYRIVQPQDGKKPEKLRDNGR; the protein is encoded by the coding sequence ATGATCCTTGGAAACGAAAGGAGGATGCTCCTGATTGAGTTCCTCCAGATGCGGAACGGAAAAGCGGAGCTCAGGGACATAGTTGACTACATCGCGGAGAGGGAGGGCAACACCGACAGAAAGCACAGGAAGAGCGTTTACGTCAGTCTCATGCAGACCCACATCCCCAAATTGGAAAGGGAGGGCATCCTTACCTTCGAACGCGGCGTCATAACCCTGCTTCGGGTTCCGGACAACGTCACCCTCTATATGGAAGTAGTTCAGAGGAACGACATAAGCTGGAGCGCCTTCTACGCTGGCATCTCATTCATCTTTGCCGTAACCGCCCTCTGGTTTGGGAATCTCCTCCTTCTCATAGCCTCGCTGACGTATCTTCTGATCGCAGGGATCCAGCATAAGAGAACTTACCGCATAGTACAGCCTCAGGACGGGAAAAAGCCGGAAAAACTTCGGGATAATGGCCGGTAA
- a CDS encoding DNA-directed RNA polymerase, which translates to MYKLLKVKDVVRIPPRMFTMDPKEAAKIVLRETYEGIYDRDEGVVLAVLDVEDISEGVIVPGDGATYHEVVFSVLVWQPYMHEVVEGEVIDVAPYGAFIRIGPMDGLVHISQLMDDYVVFDEKNKQFLGKETKRILKLGDEARARVIAISVKSRVIRENKIGLTMRQPGLGKRDWIEKEKRKEGAEE; encoded by the coding sequence ATGTACAAGCTCCTGAAGGTTAAGGATGTCGTGAGGATCCCCCCAAGAATGTTCACGATGGATCCAAAGGAAGCGGCAAAGATAGTCCTCCGCGAGACGTACGAGGGAATCTACGACAGGGATGAGGGTGTTGTTCTCGCCGTCCTCGATGTGGAAGATATCAGCGAGGGCGTCATAGTCCCGGGAGATGGTGCGACCTATCACGAGGTAGTCTTCAGCGTTCTCGTCTGGCAGCCGTACATGCACGAGGTAGTCGAGGGCGAGGTAATCGATGTTGCTCCCTACGGTGCCTTCATCAGGATAGGCCCAATGGACGGTCTCGTTCACATCAGCCAGCTCATGGACGACTACGTTGTCTTCGATGAGAAGAACAAGCAGTTCCTTGGAAAGGAGACCAAGAGGATACTAAAACTCGGCGACGAGGCAAGGGCAAGAGTAATAGCCATCAGCGTCAAGAGCAGGGTCATCCGTGAGAACAAGATAGGTCTCACCATGCGCCAGCCGGGCCTTGGAAAGAGGGACTGGATAGAGAAGGAGAAGCGCAAGGAGGGGGCTGAGGAGTAA
- a CDS encoding signal peptidase I, producing the protein MKKLLEGTITALVLIVLVASVVGFILDRPILVSYAYSESMTPTINKGDLFFMNPLSKGGEVGDIIVFHRRDGWTVHRIFTVVDGGYVTKGDNNVATDQQDGAYPLVRKEDVVGKVVTFMGHPLVIRGGGTFIESVRSKLTNLYAIGIMLLLGVLITFSSGGKERKHRGHRKRFLRIRARTVYAAISVLIVAGFLFVTVASWGTLTFSYSSTLAGGQREGWYLPGTTFEKNLSVENHAVYPFHYFIEPKGGRLILLEAREFTVNGGGKHRVDMRVSVPKDTRVYREEIQVRAYPALLPVKVIMPLYDLNPYLPLSAYALELTAVLIAFYYLAEIGRGDVLRIRLGRRSLLTKLMGDG; encoded by the coding sequence ATGAAAAAACTGCTTGAAGGCACAATCACAGCCCTAGTCTTAATTGTTCTCGTGGCCTCGGTAGTGGGCTTCATCCTTGACAGGCCGATTCTCGTATCTTACGCTTATTCCGAGAGCATGACCCCCACGATTAACAAGGGGGATCTCTTCTTCATGAACCCTCTCTCAAAGGGCGGTGAAGTTGGCGATATCATAGTCTTCCACAGGAGGGACGGCTGGACGGTTCACAGAATATTCACGGTAGTCGACGGAGGATACGTCACAAAGGGGGACAATAACGTGGCGACGGACCAGCAGGACGGGGCTTATCCTTTGGTTCGGAAAGAGGACGTAGTGGGGAAGGTTGTAACCTTTATGGGGCATCCCTTGGTTATCCGTGGAGGGGGAACCTTCATAGAGTCCGTGAGAAGCAAGCTAACCAACTTGTATGCCATCGGGATCATGCTTCTCCTCGGGGTTCTCATAACTTTCTCCAGTGGAGGAAAGGAGCGAAAACACCGTGGGCATAGGAAGAGATTCCTGAGGATCAGGGCAAGGACAGTCTACGCGGCCATCTCGGTGCTCATAGTGGCAGGCTTTCTGTTCGTGACGGTCGCCTCGTGGGGAACGCTGACCTTCTCGTACTCCTCCACTCTTGCAGGGGGACAGAGGGAGGGATGGTATCTGCCCGGGACGACCTTTGAGAAAAACCTCAGCGTTGAGAACCATGCTGTTTACCCGTTCCACTACTTCATCGAGCCGAAGGGAGGCAGGTTGATTCTTCTGGAAGCGCGTGAGTTCACCGTGAATGGTGGGGGCAAACATAGAGTTGACATGAGGGTCTCCGTCCCGAAAGATACGAGGGTTTACCGGGAGGAAATCCAGGTTCGTGCCTATCCGGCTCTGCTCCCCGTGAAGGTTATCATGCCGCTTTACGATCTTAACCCCTACCTTCCGCTCTCCGCGTATGCCCTGGAGCTGACGGCAGTACTGATAGCGTTTTACTATCTGGCCGAGATCGGCAGGGGGGACGTCCTAAGAATCAGACTTGGGAGGAGAAGCCTCCTCACCAAACTAATGGGAGATGGTTGA
- a CDS encoding 50S ribosomal protein L10, which translates to MAHVAEWKKKEVEELTNVLKSYPVIALVDVAGVPAYPLSKMRDKLRGKALLRVSRNTLIELAIKRAAQELGKPELEKLIDHIEGGAAILATEMNPFKLYKLLEESKTPAPAKPGVPVPHDVVIPAGPTSLAPGPLVGEMQALGIPARIEKGKVSIQKDYTVLKAGEVITDQLARILNALGIEPLEVGLNLLAAYEDGLVYTPEVLAIDESEYINMLQQAYMHAFNLSVNTAYPTSQTIEAIIQKAFLGAKNVAVEAGYITKETVEDVFGRALRAVLLIAQNLPEELLDEKTKELLNAQAQMVVASQPSQEEKVEEAEEEEEEEEASEEEALAGLGALFG; encoded by the coding sequence ATGGCCCACGTAGCTGAGTGGAAGAAGAAGGAAGTGGAAGAGCTCACCAACGTTCTCAAGAGCTACCCAGTGATAGCCCTCGTCGACGTGGCCGGCGTCCCAGCGTACCCACTCTCGAAGATGCGTGACAAGCTCCGTGGAAAGGCACTCCTCCGTGTGAGCAGGAACACCCTCATAGAGCTCGCCATAAAGAGGGCCGCCCAGGAGCTCGGAAAGCCGGAGCTTGAGAAGCTCATCGACCACATAGAGGGCGGTGCGGCAATACTCGCCACCGAGATGAATCCATTCAAGCTCTACAAGCTCCTTGAGGAGAGCAAAACTCCGGCCCCGGCCAAGCCCGGTGTGCCGGTTCCGCACGATGTCGTCATCCCAGCCGGACCTACCTCACTCGCTCCGGGCCCGCTCGTCGGTGAGATGCAGGCCCTCGGAATCCCCGCTAGGATCGAGAAGGGTAAGGTCAGCATCCAGAAGGACTACACCGTCCTCAAGGCCGGTGAGGTCATAACCGACCAGCTCGCGAGGATCCTCAACGCGCTCGGCATCGAGCCGCTCGAGGTCGGTCTCAATCTGCTCGCGGCCTACGAGGACGGGCTCGTCTACACTCCGGAAGTCCTTGCAATCGACGAGAGCGAGTACATCAACATGCTCCAGCAGGCTTACATGCACGCGTTCAACCTGTCAGTTAACACGGCCTACCCGACCAGCCAGACCATCGAGGCGATCATCCAGAAGGCGTTCCTCGGAGCGAAGAACGTCGCTGTCGAGGCTGGCTACATCACCAAGGAGACCGTCGAGGACGTCTTTGGCAGGGCCCTTCGTGCAGTCCTGCTCATAGCCCAGAACCTTCCGGAGGAGCTGCTTGACGAGAAGACCAAAGAGCTTTTAAACGCTCAGGCGCAGATGGTTGTAGCCTCCCAGCCGTCCCAGGAGGAGAAGGTGGAAGAGGCTGAGGAGGAAGAGGAAGAAGAGGAGGCGTCCGAAGAGGAGGCCCTTGCAGGACTGGGTGCTCTCTTCGGCTGA
- a CDS encoding transcription elongation factor Spt5: MDGSKIFTVRVTVGQEETTAKLIYSKVKTYNLPVYAILAPSKVKGYIFVEAPNKSAVDEAIKGIRHAKGTLPGEVRFEEIEHFLEEKPAVSGFEPGDIVELISGPFKGEKAKVVRVDESKDEIVVELIGAIVPIPVTVRGEYVRLISKHQKE, encoded by the coding sequence ATGGACGGGAGCAAGATATTCACAGTGAGGGTCACGGTGGGGCAGGAGGAGACCACCGCAAAGCTGATCTACAGCAAAGTAAAGACCTACAATCTTCCTGTTTACGCCATACTGGCACCATCCAAGGTCAAGGGCTACATCTTCGTTGAGGCGCCCAACAAGAGCGCCGTGGACGAGGCCATAAAGGGCATAAGGCACGCCAAGGGTACTCTCCCCGGCGAGGTCAGATTCGAGGAGATAGAGCACTTCCTTGAAGAGAAGCCAGCGGTTAGCGGCTTCGAACCTGGAGACATCGTTGAGCTGATATCCGGCCCGTTCAAGGGCGAGAAGGCTAAGGTCGTCAGGGTGGACGAGTCGAAGGACGAGATCGTCGTTGAGCTCATAGGTGCGATAGTCCCGATCCCCGTCACAGTGAGGGGAGAATACGTTAGACTTATAAGCAAACACCAAAAGGAGTGA
- the rpl12p gene encoding 50S ribosomal protein P1 produces MEYVYAALLLHAAGKEINEENLKKVLEAAGVSADDARIKALVAALEGVNIDEVIEKAAMPVAAPVAVAAAPVAEGGAAEAAQEEEEEEEEEASEEEALAGLGALFG; encoded by the coding sequence ATGGAGTACGTGTATGCCGCTCTGCTGCTCCACGCCGCTGGTAAGGAGATAAACGAGGAGAACCTCAAGAAGGTCCTTGAGGCCGCCGGTGTTAGCGCCGACGATGCCAGGATAAAGGCCCTCGTTGCCGCTCTCGAGGGCGTCAACATCGACGAGGTCATCGAGAAGGCCGCCATGCCGGTTGCCGCTCCGGTTGCCGTTGCCGCCGCTCCGGTCGCTGAGGGCGGCGCCGCTGAGGCCGCTCAGGAGGAAGAGGAGGAAGAGGAAGAGGAGGCCAGCGAGGAGGAGGCCCTCGCCGGTCTCGGCGCCCTCTTCGGCTGA
- a CDS encoding protein translocase SEC61 complex subunit gamma, with the protein MAESFSDKIKNFLSESRRVLLVTRKPSWKEYKMAAKITGIGMIIIGTIGLLITMIGYLIMGNSGL; encoded by the coding sequence ATGGCCGAGAGCTTTAGTGATAAGATCAAGAACTTCCTCTCAGAATCCAGGAGGGTACTGCTGGTCACGAGGAAGCCGAGCTGGAAGGAGTATAAGATGGCAGCCAAGATCACCGGTATAGGAATGATTATCATCGGAACCATCGGCCTGCTGATAACCATGATCGGCTATCTGATTATGGGAAATTCTGGCCTCTGA
- a CDS encoding 50S ribosomal protein L1 has product MAFDRQKIVEAVKEAKARAKPRNFTQTVELAVNLKDIDLKKPENRFKLEVVLPHGRGKEPKIAVIADGAVAEAAKKLGLDVISGEQLEELAKSPREARKIAKKYDFFIAAAPLMPKIGRYLGRYLGPRNKMPQVVPPTMTNLEPIVEKLKRTVRIQLKNNPVVHARVGTENMDDEKLAENAEAVLNAIINKLERGENQVRSVYVKTTMGPAVKVER; this is encoded by the coding sequence GTGGCCTTCGATAGACAGAAAATCGTGGAAGCGGTGAAGGAGGCGAAGGCCCGGGCTAAGCCGCGCAACTTCACACAGACCGTCGAGCTGGCAGTCAACCTCAAGGACATAGACCTGAAGAAACCCGAGAACAGGTTCAAGCTTGAGGTTGTGCTGCCCCACGGTCGTGGGAAGGAACCGAAGATCGCGGTCATCGCTGATGGTGCCGTTGCCGAGGCGGCTAAGAAGCTCGGGCTTGATGTGATTAGTGGAGAGCAGCTCGAAGAGCTTGCTAAAAGTCCAAGGGAAGCCAGGAAGATAGCCAAGAAGTACGACTTCTTCATTGCCGCGGCTCCGCTGATGCCGAAGATCGGTAGGTACCTCGGTAGGTACCTCGGTCCGAGGAACAAGATGCCGCAGGTCGTTCCGCCGACAATGACCAACCTCGAGCCGATCGTAGAGAAGCTCAAGAGAACCGTCAGGATACAGCTGAAGAACAACCCCGTTGTCCATGCCAGGGTGGGAACCGAGAACATGGACGACGAGAAGCTCGCTGAAAACGCCGAGGCAGTACTGAACGCCATTATCAACAAGCTTGAGCGCGGCGAGAACCAGGTGAGGTCAGTGTACGTCAAGACGACAATGGGCCCGGCCGTTAAGGTTGAGAGGTGA
- a CDS encoding DUF1102 domain-containing protein codes for MRKNLALGIFGLLVAFGLVLGAGANFRDYNADRSVHWKIVTDDNELIDLTPVQPYAYINSGGVLVVDISPNNPNYPGYGMGLSPNSEYNFDEVFNVSNDLWEDGMAIVVRITSDNTAIQFYGADENIHDSATGQTVYASDMAKNDVCFVVNNGDAVSVGMDFTVGNDAPGTVQDTPIHIEAYRLGTEPADLSGKCGQ; via the coding sequence TTGAGAAAGAATCTTGCTTTAGGCATTTTTGGCCTGTTGGTGGCATTTGGCCTTGTTTTAGGGGCTGGAGCTAACTTCAGGGACTACAACGCGGACAGGAGTGTGCATTGGAAGATCGTGACCGATGACAACGAGCTCATCGATCTGACCCCGGTGCAGCCCTACGCGTACATAAACAGTGGCGGCGTCCTGGTTGTGGATATCAGCCCGAACAACCCGAACTACCCCGGCTACGGAATGGGTCTAAGCCCGAACTCGGAGTACAACTTTGACGAAGTGTTCAACGTGAGCAACGACCTCTGGGAAGATGGGATGGCCATAGTCGTCAGGATAACCAGCGACAACACCGCGATCCAGTTCTACGGCGCAGATGAGAATATACATGACAGTGCAACCGGCCAGACAGTTTACGCCAGCGACATGGCAAAGAACGACGTCTGCTTCGTTGTGAACAACGGGGACGCAGTTAGTGTTGGCATGGACTTCACCGTTGGCAACGACGCACCTGGAACCGTTCAGGACACTCCGATACACATTGAAGCCTACAGGCTAGGCACAGAGCCGGCTGATCTAAGCGGCAAGTGCGGTCAGTGA
- a CDS encoding inorganic diphosphatase codes for MNPFHELEPGPEVPEVVYALIEIPKGSRNKYELDKKTGLIKLDRVLYSPFFYPVDYGIIPQTWYDDGDPFDIMVIMREPVYPLTLIEARPIGIMKMEDSGDKDWKVLAVPVEDPYFKDWKDIDDVPKAFLDEIAHFFQRYKELQGKVTKIEGWGNAEEAKKEILRAIELYKEKFGKKE; via the coding sequence ATGAACCCGTTCCACGAGCTTGAGCCAGGACCGGAGGTTCCGGAGGTCGTTTACGCACTTATAGAGATACCGAAGGGGAGCAGGAACAAGTACGAGCTTGACAAGAAGACCGGACTTATAAAGCTCGACCGCGTCCTCTACAGCCCGTTCTTCTACCCGGTTGACTACGGTATCATCCCGCAGACCTGGTACGACGACGGCGACCCCTTCGACATAATGGTGATAATGCGCGAGCCGGTCTACCCGCTCACCCTCATCGAGGCCAGACCGATAGGCATAATGAAGATGGAAGACAGCGGAGACAAGGACTGGAAGGTTCTGGCCGTTCCGGTCGAGGACCCGTACTTCAAGGACTGGAAGGACATCGACGACGTTCCAAAGGCCTTCCTCGACGAGATAGCCCACTTCTTCCAGAGGTACAAGGAGCTCCAGGGCAAGGTCACCAAGATAGAGGGCTGGGGCAACGCCGAGGAGGCCAAGAAGGAAATCCTCAGGGCAATCGAGCTCTACAAGGAAAAGTTCGGGAAGAAGGAGTGA
- the ftsZ gene encoding cell division protein FtsZ: MLKLIEDAIDKTTAAAGSKAVPDVSVPQSDVDEELKKLLEQIQAKIYVVGVGGAGCNTINRMMQVGIQGAKIIAVNTDAQDLLKIRAHKKILIGKELTRGLGAGNNPKVGEEAAKESERDIRESLEGADMIFVTCGLGGGTGTGAAPVIAEMAKKMGALTVSVVTLPFTVEGIRRIKNAEYGLERLRKASDTVIVIPNDKLMEVAPNLPIHMAFKVADEILVQAVKGITELITKPGLVNLDFNDVRAVMKDGGVAMIGIGESDSEKRALEAAQQALNSPLLDVDISGAKGALISISGSDVKLEEAQQIIELVTSKLDPEAQVIWGIQLDEELGKMIRILLVVTGVSSPYAVAEEETPSYEEERRVVRLDLEEF; the protein is encoded by the coding sequence ATGTTGAAACTGATTGAGGATGCTATTGATAAAACGACGGCCGCCGCTGGATCAAAGGCAGTGCCCGATGTTTCAGTTCCCCAGAGCGATGTTGACGAGGAGCTTAAGAAGCTTCTTGAGCAGATTCAGGCCAAGATATACGTTGTTGGCGTTGGTGGGGCCGGATGTAACACCATAAACCGGATGATGCAGGTCGGCATCCAGGGGGCGAAGATAATAGCCGTTAACACCGATGCCCAGGATCTCCTGAAGATAAGGGCCCACAAAAAGATCCTCATAGGCAAGGAGCTCACAAGGGGCCTTGGCGCTGGAAACAACCCGAAGGTTGGTGAAGAGGCCGCCAAGGAGAGCGAGAGGGACATAAGGGAATCCCTCGAAGGTGCCGACATGATCTTCGTTACCTGCGGTCTCGGCGGTGGAACCGGTACTGGAGCCGCCCCGGTAATAGCGGAGATGGCCAAGAAGATGGGGGCCCTCACCGTTTCGGTGGTTACGCTTCCCTTCACCGTTGAGGGAATAAGGAGAATCAAGAACGCCGAATACGGTCTTGAGAGGCTAAGGAAGGCCAGCGACACGGTCATAGTCATCCCGAACGACAAGCTAATGGAGGTTGCCCCGAACCTGCCGATTCACATGGCCTTTAAGGTAGCCGACGAGATACTCGTCCAGGCAGTCAAGGGCATAACCGAACTCATTACCAAGCCGGGTCTCGTCAACCTCGACTTCAACGACGTAAGGGCGGTCATGAAGGACGGCGGCGTTGCAATGATTGGTATCGGCGAGAGCGACAGCGAGAAGAGAGCCTTGGAGGCCGCCCAGCAGGCTTTGAACAGCCCGCTCCTCGACGTTGACATAAGCGGCGCCAAGGGCGCTTTGATAAGCATCAGCGGAAGCGACGTCAAGCTCGAAGAGGCCCAGCAGATAATCGAGCTCGTCACGAGCAAGCTCGACCCCGAGGCCCAGGTCATCTGGGGTATCCAGCTCGATGAGGAGCTTGGAAAGATGATAAGGATTCTCCTCGTTGTTACTGGGGTCAGCTCTCCCTACGCGGTTGCTGAGGAGGAGACCCCGTCCTACGAGGAGGAGCGGAGAGTAGTTAGACTCGACCTTGAGGAGTTCTGA
- the dcd gene encoding dCTP deaminase: MMLPDWKIEKEILIEPFNEKSLQPAGYDLRVGKEAYINGELIDVEREGGIVIPPKTHALILTLERVKLPDDVMGDMKIRSSLAREGLLGSFAWVDPGWDGNLTLMVFNASNKPAELEYGERFVQIAFIRLEGPARNPYRGNYQGSTRIALSKRKKKSQ, from the coding sequence ATGATGCTACCCGACTGGAAGATCGAGAAGGAGATTCTAATAGAACCGTTCAACGAAAAGTCCCTCCAGCCTGCTGGCTATGATCTCAGGGTTGGAAAGGAAGCGTACATCAACGGCGAACTGATAGACGTGGAGAGGGAGGGAGGCATTGTAATTCCCCCGAAGACTCATGCCCTTATCCTAACCCTAGAAAGGGTTAAGCTCCCCGACGATGTGATGGGAGACATGAAGATAAGGAGCAGTCTAGCTAGGGAAGGTCTCCTCGGCTCCTTTGCCTGGGTTGATCCCGGGTGGGACGGAAACCTAACGTTGATGGTGTTCAACGCCTCGAATAAACCAGCTGAGCTTGAATACGGGGAGAGGTTTGTTCAAATAGCCTTCATAAGACTTGAGGGGCCCGCGAGAAATCCGTACCGCGGAAACTACCAGGGGAGCACGAGGATAGCGCTCTCTAAGAGAAAGAAGAAATCTCAGTGA
- the spt4 gene encoding transcription elongation factor subunit Spt4 — protein sequence MKERACRHCHYITTEDRCPICGSRDLSDEWFDLVIITDPEKSMIAQKLGVKVPGKYAIRVR from the coding sequence GTGAAGGAGCGCGCCTGCAGGCACTGCCACTACATAACCACCGAGGACCGCTGTCCAATCTGCGGTAGCAGAGACCTCAGCGACGAGTGGTTTGACCTGGTGATAATCACCGACCCTGAGAAGAGCATGATAGCCCAGAAGCTCGGGGTGAAGGTCCCGGGTAAGTACGCGATCCGCGTGAGATGA
- a CDS encoding DUF1102 domain-containing protein translates to MNKLFGLALLMVGMLLAVGAGANFRYYSADRSASFNVVADDNELIDLTALQPYVTYDAGKLYVDISDLNPNHPDWGGNGMSPNTTYVFEEMFHVSNELWENNGTDYPICVDIKSNHDNVLLFAGNYTNPIAGPSQNLEFTVYHNNPVPVGMIFDNTNATLGLDQFQLSFEAVAGACTQ, encoded by the coding sequence ATGAACAAACTATTTGGACTGGCATTGTTAATGGTTGGAATGCTCCTAGCGGTTGGGGCGGGTGCCAACTTCCGGTACTACTCCGCTGACAGGAGCGCCTCCTTCAACGTCGTCGCCGACGACAACGAGCTGATTGACCTTACCGCCCTTCAGCCCTACGTGACCTACGACGCTGGAAAGCTCTACGTTGACATTAGTGACCTTAACCCAAACCACCCAGACTGGGGCGGGAACGGTATGAGCCCGAACACAACCTACGTCTTTGAGGAGATGTTCCACGTAAGCAACGAGCTGTGGGAGAACAACGGGACCGACTACCCGATCTGTGTTGACATAAAGAGCAACCACGACAACGTCCTGCTCTTTGCAGGTAACTACACGAACCCGATAGCCGGACCCTCACAGAACCTCGAGTTCACCGTCTACCACAACAACCCGGTACCGGTTGGCATGATCTTCGACAACACCAATGCAACCCTCGGACTCGACCAGTTCCAGCTCAGCTTTGAGGCCGTTGCCGGAGCCTGCACTCAGTGA